One window of the Rosa rugosa chromosome 3, drRosRugo1.1, whole genome shotgun sequence genome contains the following:
- the LOC133740816 gene encoding E3 ubiquitin-protein ligase PRT1-like, giving the protein MENHLIESEEFSDRFVCCVCLELLYKPIVLSCGHVSCFWCVHRSMSGEKHSHCPLCRHPYNHFPTICHLLHCLLLNLYPVAYNKRELQLLEQEKKTGYFSPQLDAQAWSSQANQDSNVLCAACKELLFRPVVLNCGHVYCESCIVKQDEEKITCQVCQSFHPTGYPKVCLDLQNFLIEQFPKELAHRRDGVQRNHVNPTTCESKSSKEAEKSSSGSYHRGVGCDYCGMYPIIGDRYRCKDCVEKIGFDLCNDCYNTNSKLPGRFNQQHTAEHQFELKRGDNIRGQLRRMSERLGDGSFAVLLAHMSGIPEEDAGNREIPHAPSTNSENDEDDQDGSQPSFQHGGI; this is encoded by the exons ATGGAAAATCATCTCATCGAGTCGGAGGAATTCTCCGACCGCTTCGTCTGCTGCGTGTGTCT GGAACTTCTGTACAAGCCTATCGTGCTCT CCTGTGGGCACGTTTCGTGTTTCTGGTGCGTGCATCGATCCATGAGTGGTGAAAAGCATTCTCATTGCCCGCTTTGTAGGCATCCCTATAATCACTTTCCGACTATATGTCACTTGCTTCATTGTTTACTGCTCAACTTGTATCCTGTTGCTTATAACAAGAGGGAATTGCAACTTCTAG AACAAGAGAAGAAAACTGGCTACTTCTCACCACAGCTTGATGCTCAGGCTTGGAGCTCACAAGCTAATCAAGACTCAAATGTGCTTTGTGCTGCTTGCAAAGAACTGCTGTTTCGTCCTGTGGTTCTTAACTGTGGCCATG TATATTGTGAAAGTTGTATCGTCAAACAAGATGAAGAGAAGATTACATGTCAAGTTTGTCAAAGTTTCCATCCAACCGGATATCCAAAAGTTTGTTTGGATCTGCAAAACTTTTTGATCGAACAGTTTCCTAAAGAACTTGCACATAGAAGAGATGGTGTACAGCGTAACCATGTTAATCCAACTACAT GTGAAAGCAAAAGCAGTAAAGAAGCAGAGAAGTCATCATCGGGTTCATATCACAGAGGAGTTGGCTGTGATTATTGTGGG ATGTATCCGATAATTGGGGATAGATACCGGTGCAAAGATTGTGTGGAGAAAATTGGATTTGACCTTTGCAATGATTGTTATAATACTAATTCCAAGCTTCCAGGTCGATTTAATCAGCAACATACAGCAGAACACCAGTTTGAGCTTAAACGCGGTGACAATATTCGTGGTCAGTTAAGGAGAATGAGTGAGCGGTTAGGGGATGGTTCTTTTGCTGTTTTACTGGCTCACATGTCAGGGATTCCAGAGGAAGATGCTGGGAATAGAGAGATCCCCCATGCTCCCTCCACCAATAGTGAAAATGATGAGGATGATCAAGATGGCTCTCAACCAAGTTTTCAGCACGGTGGCATTTGA
- the LOC133737709 gene encoding uncharacterized protein LOC133737709 encodes MVLKVVFRRQTLQRLRGLGEWLVLNQSVMVMSGESDRKQPFWLGMAAETMVVACGGWRRCMPVILAGFRSEFGAGSIAGDGLPDYFTVKLYHGGYFSGNQYIGGKINYYEFVDKDRMSLVEVDAMVRGLNQDYVGKRIDYWYRIGTEDDALTKLSTDLDAVTMCCCVPQIRLVILYLDHWYLKPDYIEIDDDLMDEEDEYHDFAFSQVGSSGVVIEELPDSPRRKPSVVIKQLPDSPRRDTPSRPPKKSCTPVIPELEWHDVVPPKKPSRIVIRELEWTSVVHTQASAAQVNAPKDKGKQKIVEEELDVTVFDGLDSRVDVAVSSYEPRSSRSTVPTDVEQEADVVTDDDDLLYENSSEDKDYVPRFDNEDYDEYGLDDDWLGDMDVEFNEVGQWIGGVGQGSSSAGVENEADVDDFDNETMHGAIESDEECIGNEVGSDGEEDGDGFPEFNPKTDMHNPQFCLEVIAQAMSAGVKARVSNQQAYRTKKAALARLEADIKEQYARIKDYGDELRRADPNTTIDIKCDFSEGQLPIFKRMYICLGALKMGFRAGCKSILGLDGCHLKSCYGGQLLTAMGLDANNTTWVLAFAMVELENTDSWTWFLDLLAKDLNIRDEGAGWTFISDNHEGLLPAFAEVMPLADLRFCVRHL; translated from the exons ATGGTGCTTAAGGTGGTCTTCCGGCGTCAGACGTTGCAAAGGCTTCGGGGTTTGGGTGAGTGGCTTGTTCTGAATCAATCGGTGATGGTGATGAGTGGAGAAAGTGATCGAAAGCAGCCTTTCTGGCTAGGCATGGCGGCGGAGACCATGGTGGTTGCATGCGGTGGTTGGAGGCGGTGCATGCCGGTGATTCTTGCTGGGTTTAGATCGGAATTTGGTGCTGGTTCGATTGCTGGTGACG GTCTACCAGATTATTTTACTGTTAAGCTCTATCATGGGGGTTATTTTAGTGGGAATCAGTATATAGGTGGGAAGATAAACTATTATGAATTTGTGGACAAGGATCGGATGTCACTTGTCGAAGTTGATGCAATGGTTAGGGGGTTGAACCAAGACTATGTTGGCAAGAGGATAGATTACTGGTATAGGATTGGAACTGAGGATGATGCTTTGACAAAGCTTTCGACAGATTTGGATGCAGTTACTATGTGCTGTTGTGTTCCACAAATTAGGCTAGTGATTTTATACTTGGATCATTGGTATTTGAAGCCGGATTATATAGAGATAGATGATGACCTCATGGATGAAGAGGATGAGTATCATGATTTTGCTTTTAGTCAGGTAGGATCCAGTGGAGTTGTTATTGAGGAGTTACCAGATTCACCAAGGAGGAAGCCAAGTGTGGTTATAAAGCAGCTTCCTGATTCACCAAGGAGGGATACTCCGAGTAGGCCACCAAAGAAGTCTTGTACTCCTGTCATACCTGAGTTAGAGTGGCATGATGTAGTGCCACCAAAGAAACCTTCAAGAATTGTCATTAGGGAGCTGGAATGGACCAGTGTTGTGCATACTCAAGCTAGTGCAGCTCAAGTGAATGCACCTAAAGACAAAGGCAAGCAAAAAATTGTGGAGGAAGAACTTGATGTAACTGTCTTTGATGGCTTAGACAGTCGTGTGGATGTTGCTGTGTCCAGCTACGAACCAAGAAGCTCAAGATCAACAGTACCTACTGATGTAGAGCAAGAAGCAGATGTTGTAACTGATGATGATGACTTATTGTATGAGAACAGTTCAGAGGATAAGGACTATGTTCCCAGGTTTGACAATGAAGATTATGATGAATATGGTTTGGATGATGATTGGTTAGGTGACATGGATGTTGAGTTTAATGAAGTTGGTCAGTGGATAGGAGGAGTTGGTCAAGGGTCCTCTTCTGCAGGTGTTGAGAATGAGGCAGATGTAGATGATTTTGATAATGAGACAATGCATGGAGCTATTGAGTCTGATGAGGAGTGTATTGGGAATGAGGTAGGGTCTGATGGggaagaagatggagatggGTTCCCTGAGTTCAACCCTAAAACTGATATGCATAACCCTCAATTCTGTCTAG AGGTTATTGCACAAGCAATGTCAGCTGGAGTGAAGGCAAGAGTGTCAAACCAACAGGCTTACAGAACAAAAAAGGCAGCCTTGGCCCGTTTAGAAGCTGATATCAAGGAACAATATGCAAGAATAAAGGACTATGGGGATGAGCTCAGAAGAGCAGATCCAAATACCACCATTGACATCAAGTGTGACTTCAGTGAAGGCCAGCTACCTATATTCAAGCGGATGTATATTTGTTTAGGAGCACTTAAGATGGGATTTAGAGCTGGATGCAAGTCAATACTTGGCCTAGATGGGTGCCACTTGAAAAGCTGCTATGGAGGTCAGCTACTTACAGCTATGGGGTTAGATGCAAATAACACTACCTGGGTGTTGGCCTTTGCCATGGTAGAGTTGGAGAATACTGACAGCTGGACTTGGTTTTTGGACCTGTTAGCTAAGGATCTGAACATAAGGGATGAAGGAGCTGGATGGACCTTCATTAGTGATAATCATGAGGGGTTGTTACCTGCTTTTGCTGAAGTGATGCCACTTGCAGACCTGAGATTTTGTGTTAGACATTTGTAG
- the LOC133737711 gene encoding uncharacterized protein LOC133737711, whose amino-acid sequence MHLELPLRLTRLITTVVGREVSRYRNQHGKISQNVLAACNFDLQFTYVISGWEGSAHDSKVLNDAISRRNGLKVPPGKYYLGDCGFPNRRRFLAPFRGTRYHLKDFGGEGNHPVNAIELFNLRHASLRNVIERIFGIFKSRFTIFKSAPPFSYKTQAELVLACAGLHNFLRQECRSDEFPPELEEDLIDNHEDNFEWDDFQTQDQQRENANEWRMSIATHMWTDAQPNANNENNNNEESENEGEE is encoded by the exons TTAGCAGATATCGAAATCAACATGGGAAGATATCACAAAATGTATTAGCAGCTTGTAACTTTGATTTACAGTTCACATATGTAATTAGTGGATGGGAGGGTTCCGCTCATGATTCAAAAGTATTGAATGATGCGATTTCTAGACGAAATGGACTCAAAGTGCCACCAG gtAAATATTACTTAGGGGACTGCGGATTTCCAAATCGACGCCGGTTTTTAGCTCCATTTCGAGGTACTCGATATCATCTCAAAGATTTTGGTGGTGAAGGAAACCATCCTGTCAATGCAATTGAGTTATTCAATCTTCGTCATGCTTCCTTGAGGAATGTAATTGAGAGAATATTTGGAATATTTAAGTCGCGTTTCACAATCTTCAAATCAGCACCACCATTTTCATATAAGACACAAGCAGAGCTAGTTTTGGCTTGTGCAGGACTGCACAATTTTCTTCGACAGGAATGCCGTTCAGATGAATTTCCTCCCGAACTAGAAGAAGATCTGATAGACAATCACGAAGATAATTTTGAATGGGATGATTTTCAAACCCAAGATCAGCAGAGAGAAAATGCTAATGAATGGAGAATGAGTATTGCTACTCATATGTGGACAGATGCCCAACCAAATGCCAACAATGAAAACAATAACAATGAAGAAAGTgaaaatgaaggagaagaaTAA